The nucleotide window CTGTATAATCCAGAATTTTTTCCAATATGTCCCATGATTGATAACCGCTTGTATCAAGGGCCGTATTAATTCCTTTTTCTTTTGCCGCTTTCAGCAGATCAAGAGCAAATTTGGGCTGTGCCGTAGGTTCTCCACCTGAGATAGTCAGCCCGCCTCCTGATTCTTTATAAAAAGGGATGTCTTTTTCAACTTCTTTCATAACATCGTCAACCGTGACAAATTTGCCGCTGACAATAAGTGAATCAAAATCACATGCGTCAACACATTGAAAACAATCCAAACATTTTTCTTTGTTGATTTTGATAATTTTTGATCCTAATTTTCCTTTCCAGCCTTTCTGGCCCGGATATGTGGGTTCTTTTCTGATATCCTCCATGGCATCGGCAGGGCAAACATTCTTACAGTTTCCGCAGTTAATACAATTGGGCCAGAAATGAAAAACTTCCGGAAATTGGCGTATGCCTTCAGGATTATGACACCATTTGCAATTTAAACGGCATCCTTTAAGAAAAACAGTTGTCCTGATACCCGGTCCGTCATTTGCTGCAAACTGCTGAATATTGGTGATAATTCCAAAATCATTTTTCATTTTGCTGAACTCCTATCAATCCGCCTATTGTTGTTTGCCAAGGGCCGCCCTT belongs to Desulfobacula toluolica Tol2 and includes:
- a CDS encoding glycyl-radical enzyme activating protein, which codes for MKNDFGIITNIQQFAANDGPGIRTTVFLKGCRLNCKWCHNPEGIRQFPEVFHFWPNCINCGNCKNVCPADAMEDIRKEPTYPGQKGWKGKLGSKIIKINKEKCLDCFQCVDACDFDSLIVSGKFVTVDDVMKEVEKDIPFYKESGGGLTISGGEPTAQPKFALDLLKAAKEKGINTALDTSGYQSWDILEKILDYTDYVLYDLKHLDRNKHIAFTGVPNDLILENLEKIILRDDVTTYIRMPLLPGVNDSEENIRATGQYVKSLGLKTLYLLPAHPFAGQSYRLVGIDYPFPIGESYPEEKANIAKTILESYGLEVKMWIAWVENNPSLKSQLNEQSKVKTTGTCLN